The Planococcus liqunii genome includes a region encoding these proteins:
- a CDS encoding DoxX family protein — MSNKVEASTVLLRVVLGISFFVHGLVKFQGGIGNTAGWFDSIGIPGSLAYAVALIEMIGGFALIIGLGTRIVSALLAVVMLGAIFTAKLPAGFLGDGVGAGYELDIAFMAIAIFLAVNGSRMLAVDGIISKTQQHKQESSQSV, encoded by the coding sequence ATGTCAAATAAAGTAGAAGCAAGCACTGTATTGTTGCGTGTTGTATTGGGAATCAGTTTCTTTGTCCACGGATTGGTGAAATTTCAAGGAGGGATCGGCAATACTGCAGGATGGTTCGACAGCATCGGCATCCCTGGATCTTTGGCATATGCTGTGGCTTTAATTGAAATGATAGGTGGATTTGCATTGATCATTGGACTGGGTACACGCATCGTCTCCGCATTGTTGGCAGTGGTGATGCTTGGCGCAATTTTCACAGCAAAATTGCCGGCAGGATTCTTAGGCGACGGTGTGGGAGCAGGATATGAACTGGACATTGCTTTCATGGCAATCGCTATTTTCCTTGCAGTGAACGGCAGTAGAATGCTGGCAGTAGATGGCATCATTTCAAAAACACAGCAACACAAACAGGAATCTAGCCAGTCAGTTTAA
- a CDS encoding alpha/beta hydrolase: MNAPLAFELKKPRNADPDRTYPALFVMHGMGSNEKDMLNLVSGLEDHFYIFSIRGPIERPPGYAFFTIERFGKPHQEVFQAAADKVSDFIGWAESEYPLDASRIYLLGFSQGAILSMAIGLSLGTRIRGIVALSGYIPEFVKTEFQQSSMEGLSLFISHGEQDPALPFEWGQTSRNYFQGLGADVTFKNYPSAHTVSLQNYKDFEKWLLDSLA, translated from the coding sequence ATGAATGCACCTTTGGCTTTTGAACTAAAAAAGCCCCGTAATGCAGATCCGGACAGAACTTATCCCGCACTTTTTGTCATGCACGGTATGGGCAGCAATGAAAAAGATATGCTGAATTTGGTGAGTGGACTGGAAGACCATTTTTATATTTTCAGTATACGCGGCCCAATTGAACGTCCACCTGGATATGCTTTTTTTACAATTGAGCGATTTGGAAAACCCCATCAAGAGGTGTTTCAGGCAGCTGCCGATAAAGTTTCGGATTTTATCGGCTGGGCTGAAAGTGAATATCCGCTGGATGCAAGCCGGATTTACTTGCTTGGGTTTAGCCAGGGAGCCATTCTTTCGATGGCAATAGGATTGTCTTTGGGAACCCGCATCCGGGGCATTGTTGCTTTGAGTGGGTACATTCCGGAATTTGTTAAAACCGAGTTTCAGCAAAGTTCAATGGAAGGGCTGTCGCTGTTCATCTCGCACGGAGAACAAGACCCGGCTTTGCCTTTTGAATGGGGACAAACAAGCCGGAATTATTTCCAGGGCTTAGGGGCGGATGTGACGTTCAAGAACTATCCGTCAGCACATACTGTATCGCTGCAGAATTATAAGGATTTTGAAAAGTGGCTGCTAGATTCACTGGCATGA
- a CDS encoding GNAT family N-acetyltransferase, translated as MKIEIIQAALAQRDAMQSLLELYQYDFSEFESEDVNEDGVYGYKYLDYYWTVPGHFPFFIKADGKLAGFALVREIALEGVHRSSYFKINEFFILKKYRKEGIGKQAACYLFDLYPGNWEVAELEANLPAQRFWRQVISSYTQGNYAEIRKDDWEGPIQRFTTVPCFSPRTGTSLAHYESCV; from the coding sequence ATGAAAATTGAAATCATACAGGCCGCATTGGCCCAAAGAGATGCTATGCAAAGCTTGCTGGAGTTGTACCAATACGATTTCTCGGAATTTGAATCTGAAGATGTAAACGAAGACGGAGTTTATGGATACAAGTACCTTGACTATTATTGGACAGTTCCGGGGCACTTTCCATTTTTTATAAAAGCTGACGGAAAACTTGCGGGTTTTGCCTTAGTGAGAGAGATTGCTTTGGAGGGGGTGCATCGTTCATCCTACTTCAAAATCAATGAATTCTTTATCCTTAAAAAATACCGCAAAGAAGGCATCGGGAAACAAGCAGCATGCTACTTATTCGATTTATATCCTGGAAACTGGGAAGTTGCGGAGTTGGAGGCTAACCTTCCTGCACAAAGATTTTGGCGTCAAGTCATTTCTTCGTATACACAGGGAAACTACGCAGAAATCCGTAAAGATGATTGGGAGGGGCCGATCCAGCGATTCACAACTGTACCCTGCTTTTCGCCGCGCACTGGAACTTCTTTGGCCCACTATGAAAGCTGTGTATAA
- a CDS encoding helix-turn-helix domain-containing protein, with translation MDIGSKIRSIRNRKQITIAQMCEETGLSKGFVSNIENNNSSPSISTLQTISNYLRVPLPYLLLEKQEHMRVVRKDERNYSKYNSLKVEHLSSIGGLRMMIVEFPPGASTGESNAHEGLESHLVLEGKILAEQGEDSIVAEAGDSFSWNACVPHFVKNIGEGKAVVQVSVYSDTELTEVY, from the coding sequence ATGGACATTGGATCGAAAATCCGGAGCATACGCAACCGCAAGCAAATCACGATTGCGCAGATGTGTGAAGAAACCGGTTTGTCAAAAGGCTTTGTCAGCAACATCGAAAATAACAATAGTTCCCCTTCCATTAGTACACTGCAGACCATTTCAAACTATTTGAGGGTGCCGCTACCCTATTTGCTATTGGAAAAACAGGAGCATATGCGGGTTGTAAGAAAAGACGAGCGAAATTACTCCAAGTACAACAGTTTGAAGGTGGAGCACTTATCTTCTATCGGAGGTTTGCGGATGATGATTGTCGAATTTCCTCCTGGTGCGTCTACCGGAGAAAGCAATGCACATGAAGGCTTGGAGTCCCATCTGGTCCTTGAAGGAAAAATCCTTGCTGAACAAGGAGAAGATTCCATCGTAGCCGAAGCGGGAGATTCTTTCAGCTGGAATGCCTGTGTGCCTCATTTTGTCAAAAACATTGGTGAGGGGAAAGCGGTTGTCCAGGTTTCCGTTTATTCAGACACTGAACTCACAGAAGTTTATTGA
- a CDS encoding GNAT family N-acetyltransferase, whose amino-acid sequence MTSYQIKKLIIEDYHKCSNIWEMEKNPKMTVAFYDELVSGNRITFIYLVNDEFVGEGSLVLQNNDPAYTIPGKRIYLSHMIVKEEYRNRGIGGIIADYLIDHAKKIGYAEVSLGVDTDNLNARHLYEKKGFTNILYHGEDEYGEFVKLLKKLT is encoded by the coding sequence ATGACTTCCTATCAAATAAAAAAACTAATAATCGAAGATTATCATAAATGCAGTAATATTTGGGAGATGGAAAAGAATCCAAAGATGACTGTGGCGTTTTATGACGAGTTAGTCAGTGGAAACCGAATTACTTTTATTTATTTAGTGAATGATGAGTTTGTAGGGGAAGGTTCTTTGGTTCTTCAAAACAATGATCCAGCGTACACAATCCCTGGTAAACGAATTTACCTGTCTCATATGATTGTTAAAGAAGAGTATCGGAATCGTGGAATAGGCGGCATTATTGCAGATTATTTGATTGATCATGCGAAAAAAATTGGTTATGCAGAAGTTTCACTCGGTGTAGACACAGATAACTTAAACGCAAGACATCTTTACGAGAAGAAGGGGTTTACAAATATTTTATATCATGGCGAAGATGAATACGGGGAATTTGTAAAGCTTTTAAAGAAACTAACTTAA
- a CDS encoding uridine kinase family protein, with product MEKLLSWISLANKPIVIGVSGHGAAGKTTFTNRLLNLMDEKKVNYLNTDPYIVSSQVRKHTTIDYSYQNENHRYKMTACHPAAHHLPSLERDVQMIRNGMDVYTIATHYKQSEFLSSKNNVTIVEGMSAAFIDPALFDVKIYFYTDGETEFRRRSGRDVIERGTEINYLRQSHEERRIQYELFMHPYSRHFDIIIKTTDEQTSVEKAVFDFKWNSQ from the coding sequence ATAGAAAAACTCTTAAGTTGGATCAGCCTGGCGAATAAACCAATTGTAATCGGCGTTTCCGGGCATGGCGCTGCCGGAAAAACGACGTTCACAAATCGGCTTCTGAACCTGATGGATGAAAAAAAGGTCAATTACCTGAACACCGATCCGTATATTGTGAGTTCACAAGTCCGTAAGCACACCACTATCGACTATTCCTATCAAAACGAAAATCATCGGTATAAAATGACCGCCTGCCATCCGGCAGCGCATCATCTGCCTTCCCTAGAAAGAGACGTCCAGATGATAAGGAATGGGATGGATGTATATACGATAGCTACGCATTACAAACAAAGCGAGTTTCTCTCTTCCAAGAATAACGTGACGATCGTAGAAGGGATGAGTGCGGCGTTTATTGATCCCGCTTTATTTGATGTGAAAATTTACTTCTATACAGATGGCGAAACAGAATTCAGGAGACGGTCGGGTCGTGATGTGATTGAAAGAGGAACCGAAATTAATTATCTAAGACAGTCCCATGAAGAACGCCGGATACAATATGAACTGTTTATGCATCCTTATAGCCGGCATTTCGATATTATCATCAAAACGACCGATGAACAGACAAGCGTAGAAAAAGCTGTCTTTGATTTCAAATGGAACTCCCAGTAA